In one window of Paraburkholderia phymatum STM815 DNA:
- a CDS encoding LysR substrate-binding domain-containing protein, which produces MDLAALTIFRAVVRENGVTRAAAKLNRVQSNVTTRIRQLEEQLGTELFTRDGRRLVLTPAGETLLPYAERLLALADEARHAVKDAQPSGRLRLGTMESVAATRLPGLLAHYHQTWPEVALELEVGTTDKLIDRVREFEVDAAIVARPLDAGWIGDLFEVEAVFREELVMLTPRGHPPVREPSDITLSTLIAFETGCAYRVHVEKWYMDRGLRPARVLELGSYHAIVACVAAGAGVAVAPRSVLALLPESNDIAVHALDDLGSIDTLLIWRRGHFSSALNALRGMLVASSNLRDKAAEEAAV; this is translated from the coding sequence ATGGATCTTGCCGCCCTCACCATCTTTCGCGCGGTCGTGCGCGAAAACGGCGTGACGCGCGCCGCCGCGAAGCTCAATCGCGTGCAGTCGAATGTGACGACGCGTATCAGGCAACTCGAAGAGCAACTGGGCACCGAACTCTTCACCCGCGACGGCCGGCGGCTCGTGCTGACGCCCGCAGGCGAAACGTTGCTGCCCTACGCCGAACGGCTGCTCGCGCTCGCGGACGAGGCGCGGCATGCCGTCAAGGACGCGCAGCCAAGCGGCCGGCTGCGCCTCGGCACGATGGAAAGTGTCGCCGCGACCCGGCTGCCCGGACTGCTCGCGCACTATCACCAGACCTGGCCTGAAGTCGCGCTCGAACTGGAGGTGGGGACCACGGACAAGCTGATCGACCGCGTGCGCGAATTCGAAGTGGATGCCGCGATCGTTGCGAGGCCGCTCGACGCCGGCTGGATCGGCGATCTGTTCGAGGTCGAGGCCGTGTTCCGCGAAGAACTGGTGATGCTGACGCCGCGCGGTCATCCGCCTGTCCGCGAGCCGAGCGACATTACCCTGTCGACGCTGATCGCGTTCGAAACGGGCTGCGCGTATCGCGTGCATGTTGAGAAGTGGTATATGGATCGAGGCCTGCGGCCGGCACGCGTGCTGGAACTCGGCTCGTATCACGCGATCGTCGCGTGCGTGGCGGCGGGCGCGGGTGTGGCTGTCGCCCCACGTTCGGTGCTCGCGCTGCTGCCCGAATCGAACGACATCGCCGTGCATGCGCTCGACGATCTGGGCAGCATCGATACGCTGCTGATCTGGCGGCGCGGGCATTTTTCGTCAGCGTTGAATGCGTTGCGCGGGATGCTGGTTGCGAGCAGCAACCTGCGGGACAAGGCGGCGGAAGAAGCAGCCGTCTGA
- the alaS gene encoding alanine--tRNA ligase, translated as MKAAEIREKFLKFFESKGHTIVRSSSLVPGNDPTLLFTNSGMVQFKDVFLGAESRPYSRATTAQRSVRAGGKHNDLENVGYTARHHTFFEMLGNFSFGDYFKRDAIHYAWELLTGVYQLPKEKLWVTVYQEDDEAYDIWAKEVGVPAERIIRIGDNKGARYASDNFWQMADTGPCGPCSEIFYDHGPDVWGGPPGSPEEDGDRYIEIWNLVFMQFNRDAQGNMTPLPKQCVDTGMGLERIAAVLQHVHSNYEIDLFQALIKAAARETNIDDLSNNSLKVVADHIRACSFLIVDGVIPGNEGRGYVLRRIVRRAIRHGYKLGRKGSFFHKLVADLVAQMGGAYPELKDAEQRVTHVLRQEEERFFETIEHGMSILEGALADLDSKGGKTLDGEVAFKLHDTYGFPLDLTADVCRERGVTVDEPAFDEAMARQREQARAAGKFKMAQGLDYTGAKTTFHGYEEIVFDDARVTALYVDGASVNEVTKGQQAVVVLDHTPFYAESGGQVGDQGVLANASIRFGVVDTLKVQADVVGHHGTLEQGTLKVGDVVKAEIDAVRRARTARNHSATHLMHKALREVLGGHVQQKGSLVDADKTRFDFAHNAPMTDEQIRRVEEIVNAEVLANAPGIVRVMAYDEAVKGGAMALFGEKYGDEVRVLDLGFSRELCGGTHVNRTGDIGLFKIVMEGGVAAGIRRVEAITGDNAVRFVQELDARIHAAAAALKAQPSELTQRISMVQDQVKALEKELGALKSKLASSQGDELASQAIDVSGVQVLAATLEGADVKTLRETVDKLKDKLKSAAIVLASVEGGKVSLIAGVTADTSKKVKAGELVNFVAQQVGGKGGGRPDMAQAGGTEPANLPAALAGVKGWVEAQL; from the coding sequence ATGAAAGCCGCCGAAATCCGCGAGAAATTCCTCAAGTTCTTCGAATCGAAGGGCCATACGATCGTCCGTTCGTCGAGCCTCGTGCCCGGCAACGATCCGACGCTGCTCTTCACCAATTCGGGCATGGTGCAGTTCAAAGATGTGTTTCTCGGCGCCGAGTCGCGCCCGTACTCGCGGGCCACGACGGCGCAGCGCAGCGTGCGCGCGGGCGGCAAGCACAACGACCTGGAAAACGTCGGCTACACCGCGCGTCACCACACGTTCTTCGAAATGCTCGGCAACTTCTCGTTCGGCGACTATTTCAAGCGCGACGCGATCCACTACGCGTGGGAACTGTTGACGGGCGTCTACCAGCTGCCGAAGGAAAAGCTCTGGGTCACCGTCTACCAGGAAGACGACGAAGCCTACGACATCTGGGCGAAGGAAGTCGGCGTGCCCGCCGAGCGCATCATCCGCATCGGCGACAACAAGGGCGCGCGCTACGCATCGGACAACTTCTGGCAGATGGCGGACACCGGCCCGTGCGGTCCGTGCTCGGAAATCTTCTATGACCACGGTCCGGACGTGTGGGGCGGCCCGCCTGGATCGCCGGAAGAAGACGGCGACCGCTACATCGAAATCTGGAACCTCGTGTTCATGCAGTTCAACCGCGACGCGCAGGGCAACATGACGCCGCTGCCCAAGCAGTGTGTGGACACGGGCATGGGTCTCGAGCGTATTGCAGCCGTGCTGCAGCACGTGCACAGCAACTATGAGATCGACCTGTTCCAGGCGCTCATCAAGGCGGCAGCACGAGAAACGAATATCGACGATCTGTCGAACAATTCGCTGAAGGTGGTCGCCGATCACATTCGCGCGTGCTCGTTCCTGATCGTCGACGGCGTGATTCCCGGCAACGAAGGCCGCGGCTACGTGCTGCGCCGTATCGTGCGCCGCGCGATCCGTCACGGCTACAAGCTGGGCCGCAAGGGTTCGTTCTTCCACAAGCTGGTTGCCGACCTGGTCGCGCAGATGGGCGGCGCGTATCCCGAACTGAAGGACGCCGAACAGCGCGTGACGCACGTTCTGCGTCAGGAAGAAGAGCGCTTCTTCGAGACCATCGAGCACGGCATGTCGATCCTCGAAGGCGCGCTGGCCGATCTGGATTCGAAAGGCGGCAAGACGCTCGACGGCGAAGTCGCGTTCAAGTTGCACGACACCTACGGCTTCCCGCTCGATCTGACGGCCGACGTGTGCCGCGAGCGCGGCGTTACGGTCGACGAGCCGGCGTTCGATGAAGCTATGGCCCGGCAGCGGGAGCAGGCGCGCGCGGCCGGCAAGTTCAAGATGGCGCAGGGCCTCGACTACACGGGCGCGAAGACCACGTTCCACGGCTATGAAGAGATCGTGTTCGACGACGCCAGAGTGACGGCGCTGTATGTCGACGGCGCATCTGTCAATGAAGTGACGAAGGGCCAGCAGGCCGTCGTCGTGCTCGATCACACGCCGTTCTATGCGGAGTCGGGTGGCCAGGTCGGCGACCAGGGCGTGCTCGCGAACGCCAGCATCCGCTTTGGCGTCGTCGACACGCTGAAGGTGCAGGCCGATGTCGTGGGCCATCACGGCACGCTGGAGCAGGGCACGCTGAAGGTCGGCGACGTCGTCAAGGCGGAAATCGACGCCGTCCGCCGCGCGCGCACGGCGCGTAACCACTCGGCCACCCACCTGATGCACAAGGCGCTGCGCGAAGTGCTCGGCGGCCATGTGCAGCAGAAGGGTTCGCTCGTCGACGCAGACAAGACGCGGTTCGACTTCGCGCACAACGCGCCGATGACGGACGAGCAGATTCGCCGCGTCGAAGAAATCGTCAACGCGGAAGTGCTGGCGAACGCGCCCGGCATCGTGCGCGTGATGGCGTACGACGAAGCGGTGAAGGGCGGCGCGATGGCGCTGTTCGGCGAAAAGTACGGGGACGAGGTGCGCGTGCTCGATCTGGGCTTCTCGCGCGAGCTGTGCGGCGGCACACACGTGAACCGCACGGGCGACATCGGCCTCTTCAAGATCGTGATGGAAGGTGGCGTCGCGGCGGGTATCCGTCGCGTGGAGGCCATCACGGGCGACAACGCGGTGCGTTTCGTGCAGGAACTGGACGCGCGCATCCATGCTGCCGCGGCTGCACTCAAGGCGCAGCCGTCCGAACTGACGCAGCGTATTTCGATGGTTCAGGACCAGGTGAAGGCGCTCGAAAAAGAACTGGGCGCGCTGAAGTCGAAGCTCGCCTCGAGCCAGGGAGATGAACTGGCCAGCCAGGCTATCGACGTGTCCGGCGTGCAGGTGCTGGCGGCCACGCTCGAAGGCGCGGACGTGAAGACGCTGCGCGAAACGGTCGACAAGCTCAAGGACAAGCTCAAGAGCGCGGCCATCGTGCTGGCATCCGTCGAAGGCGGCAAGGTCAGCCTGATCGCGGGCGTCACGGCCGACACGAGCAAGAAGGTCAAGGCGGGCGAACTGGTGAACTTCGTTGCTCAGCAGGTCGGCGGCAAGGGCGGTGGCCGTCCCGACATGGCGCAGGCTGGCGGCACGGAGCCGGCCAATCTGCCGGCTGCGCTGGCAGGGGTGAAGGGCTGGGTGGAAGCGCAACTGTAA
- a CDS encoding RBBP9/YdeN family alpha/beta hydrolase, with translation MALEQQSVIVLPGYMNSGDGHWQTRWEALYSDFSRAPMRDWNHPVCEEWCDTLDATVAAAKAPVLLAAHSLGCLTVAFWAARRTSRELLAKVAGALLVAVPDPASAGFPADAAGFDEVPMLKLPFASIVVASTDDPYGGVPFSQACAAAWGSRWQSIGPRGHINADSGLGDWDEGQRWLASMA, from the coding sequence ATGGCACTGGAGCAGCAGAGCGTGATCGTGTTGCCGGGTTATATGAACTCGGGCGACGGACACTGGCAGACCCGCTGGGAGGCACTGTATTCCGATTTCTCTCGCGCGCCGATGCGCGACTGGAATCATCCCGTCTGCGAAGAATGGTGCGACACGCTCGATGCGACGGTGGCCGCCGCCAAAGCGCCCGTTCTGCTTGCCGCGCACAGCCTTGGCTGCCTGACGGTCGCATTCTGGGCGGCGCGCCGTACTTCGAGAGAACTGCTCGCCAAGGTGGCGGGCGCATTGCTGGTCGCCGTGCCCGATCCCGCCAGCGCCGGGTTTCCCGCGGATGCCGCCGGATTCGATGAGGTGCCGATGCTGAAGCTGCCGTTTGCGTCGATCGTCGTCGCAAGCACCGACGACCCGTACGGCGGTGTGCCGTTCTCGCAGGCCTGCGCGGCGGCTTGGGGCAGCCGCTGGCAGAGCATCGGCCCGCGAGGCCATATCAACGCCGACAGCGGCCTCGGCGACTGGGACGAAGGGCAGCGGTGGCTGGCTTCGATGGCGTGA
- a CDS encoding LysR family transcriptional regulator — protein sequence MDRFKQIETFVRVADAGSLAAAALEEGVSPVILGRRIDALEKRLGVKLMYRSTRRLVVSEEGAAFLERCRGLLSEWDQAENELMAGRRSVSGHLIVSAPAAFGRKHVAPLAPEFLKDKPELQVSFNLTDRVVDLVREGYDLSIRIGGAVDPNFVAVKLATNRRVVCGTPEYFRKHGKPKTLEDLPNHNCFAFNLQGGQNRGWYFRRNGKLTTVRVSGTLDCNDGELLHRWVSEGLGLGWRSTWEIDQQLVRGELETVLDEYALPDYDILAVYPQQRYVPAKVRYFIDYLKEVYARKDYWANAS from the coding sequence ATGGACCGCTTCAAGCAGATCGAAACGTTCGTGCGCGTCGCCGACGCGGGCAGCCTTGCGGCGGCGGCGCTCGAAGAGGGCGTGTCGCCCGTGATCCTCGGGCGCCGGATCGACGCACTCGAAAAGCGTCTCGGCGTCAAGCTGATGTACCGCTCGACGCGGCGCCTCGTCGTGAGCGAAGAAGGCGCGGCGTTTCTCGAACGCTGCCGCGGGCTGCTCAGTGAATGGGATCAGGCGGAAAACGAATTGATGGCGGGACGGCGCTCGGTGAGCGGACATCTGATCGTGTCGGCGCCCGCCGCATTCGGGCGCAAGCACGTCGCGCCGCTCGCGCCGGAGTTCCTGAAGGACAAGCCGGAACTGCAGGTGTCGTTCAATTTGACCGACCGCGTGGTCGATCTGGTGCGCGAGGGCTACGACCTGTCGATCCGGATCGGCGGCGCTGTCGATCCGAACTTCGTCGCGGTGAAGCTCGCGACCAACCGGCGCGTGGTGTGCGGCACCCCCGAATATTTCCGCAAGCACGGCAAGCCGAAGACGCTCGAAGACCTGCCAAATCACAACTGCTTCGCGTTCAACCTGCAAGGCGGGCAGAACCGCGGCTGGTATTTCCGCCGCAACGGCAAGCTGACGACGGTGCGCGTAAGCGGCACGCTCGATTGCAACGACGGCGAACTGCTGCACCGGTGGGTGTCGGAGGGGCTCGGGCTCGGCTGGCGCTCGACCTGGGAAATCGATCAGCAGCTCGTGCGCGGCGAGCTCGAAACGGTCCTCGACGAATACGCGCTGCCCGACTACGACATCCTCGCCGTGTATCCGCAGCAGCGCTATGTGCCCGCGAAAGTGCGCTATTTCATCGATTATCTGAAAGAGGTCTATGCGCGAAAGGATTATTGGGCGAATGCGTCATGA
- a CDS encoding threonine aldolase family protein has product MQHFASDNYAGICPEALEALIAANHSGHEPAYGDDSWTQQVCDRLRNLFQTDCEVFFVFNGTAANSLALASLCQSYHSVICHELAHIETDECGGPEFFSNGSKLLTAPGIGGKLTPDAIEAVVTRRADIHYPKPKVVTLTQSTEVGTVYSVEDIRAIAAIAKRRHLTVHMDGARFANAVAALDVHPSEITWRAGVDVLCFGGTKNGLPVGEAVVFFDRTLADDFAYRLKQAGQLASKMRFISAPWLGLLDNDVWLRNARHANAMAKLLESRLAQIPGVSIMFPTESNAVFAQLPPHVAKAMRTQGWKFYEFIGAGGCRLMCAWDTQPETVERFVADVRALCAA; this is encoded by the coding sequence ATGCAACATTTCGCGTCGGACAACTACGCCGGCATCTGCCCCGAGGCGCTCGAAGCGCTGATCGCCGCCAACCACAGCGGTCACGAACCGGCCTATGGCGACGACTCATGGACACAGCAGGTCTGCGACCGCCTGCGCAATCTGTTCCAGACCGACTGCGAAGTATTCTTCGTCTTCAACGGCACCGCGGCCAACTCGCTCGCGCTCGCGTCGCTGTGCCAGTCGTATCACTCGGTGATCTGCCACGAACTCGCGCATATCGAAACGGACGAATGCGGCGGCCCGGAGTTTTTCTCGAATGGCTCGAAGCTGCTGACGGCGCCGGGCATCGGCGGCAAGCTCACGCCGGACGCGATCGAAGCCGTCGTCACGCGCCGCGCGGACATTCACTACCCGAAGCCCAAAGTCGTTACGCTCACGCAATCGACGGAAGTGGGCACCGTCTACAGCGTCGAGGACATTCGCGCGATTGCGGCTATCGCCAAGCGCCGTCATCTGACAGTGCACATGGACGGCGCGCGCTTTGCGAACGCGGTCGCCGCGCTCGACGTGCATCCATCCGAGATCACCTGGCGTGCAGGCGTCGACGTGCTGTGCTTCGGCGGCACGAAGAACGGCTTGCCCGTCGGCGAAGCGGTGGTGTTCTTCGACCGCACGCTCGCCGACGACTTTGCGTATCGCCTGAAGCAGGCGGGCCAGCTCGCGTCGAAGATGCGCTTCATTTCCGCGCCGTGGCTCGGCTTGCTCGACAACGACGTGTGGCTGCGCAACGCGCGTCACGCCAACGCGATGGCGAAGCTGCTGGAGTCGCGGCTCGCGCAGATTCCGGGCGTGAGCATCATGTTCCCGACGGAGTCGAATGCCGTGTTCGCGCAACTGCCGCCCCACGTCGCGAAGGCGATGCGCACGCAAGGCTGGAAATTCTACGAGTTCATCGGCGCGGGCGGCTGCCGGCTGATGTGCGCGTGGGACACGCAGCCCGAAACGGTCGAGCGCTTCGTCGCCGACGTGCGCGCACTGTGCGCAGCTTGA
- a CDS encoding cupredoxin domain-containing protein, whose amino-acid sequence MQASAIDRKRRRLFTLAALGAVLTVAGRFDARAAEPRVIKVHARKFTFTPNQIKLAPNENVVFELTAQDTIMGFAIPQYNVRADVPPGAVVRLPAQAGAAGTVDFLCDIFCGSGHETMNGTIVVG is encoded by the coding sequence ATGCAAGCATCTGCAATCGACAGAAAACGGCGGCGGCTCTTCACGCTCGCCGCGCTGGGCGCAGTATTGACCGTGGCGGGCCGCTTCGACGCGCGCGCCGCCGAGCCGCGCGTGATCAAGGTTCACGCGCGCAAGTTCACGTTCACGCCGAATCAGATCAAGCTCGCGCCCAACGAGAACGTCGTGTTCGAACTGACCGCGCAGGACACGATCATGGGGTTCGCGATCCCGCAATACAACGTGCGCGCCGACGTGCCGCCCGGGGCCGTCGTGCGGCTGCCGGCGCAGGCGGGTGCAGCGGGCACCGTCGATTTTCTGTGCGACATCTTCTGCGGGTCGGGGCACGAGACGATGAACGGGACGATCGTCGTGGGCTGA
- the ggt gene encoding gamma-glutamyltransferase gives MFLPTLRAPRALSGADMHVETHAGAHVRSRSAHHRLPAARGWARVAATLALTGMLLASFVASPAANAKTPQPKPMLDASAVAVPDRYAADAAQQIFAAGGNAVDAAVAVSFTLAVTYPDAGNIGGGGFMTVYMDGKPYFLDYREKAPQSATRDMYLDDKGNVIKGMSLVGHRAVAVPGTVEGMWEAQKRFGKLKWKQVLAPAIKYATDGFTVQPWLQQRREFASKNFGGKTNFDAYFSNLKAGAMFRQPELAQTLTRIASDGGREFYEGQTADLIAQQMYGHGLITKTDLLQYKAVWREPVTASWNGYQIVTAPPPSSGGVGLIQLLKMKADLKPQFDGVALNSEPYIHLIAQMEDRVFADRQQYLGDPDSYRVPVDKLIDDAYLAKRAEGITPDEVPGAAPVKPGLGDSMPEKAQTTHFSVVDKWGNAVSNTYTLNGPFGSGVVVDGGGFVLNDEMDDFEAKAGVQNQFGVTSGDVNTIAPGRRPLSSMTPTILLKDGKVSLVIGTPGGSRIFTSIFQVMTNLYDFNMPPADALSAMRFHHQLLPQKTIYWEPYRPIDGELADQLKARGYTLEGQLFNGDVQMIRIDGTAPQPAADPRGVGVGRVIQ, from the coding sequence ATGTTCCTTCCGACATTGCGCGCGCCGCGCGCGCTTTCTGGTGCCGATATGCATGTCGAAACGCATGCGGGCGCCCATGTCCGTTCACGTTCCGCCCACCATCGCTTGCCCGCCGCTCGCGGATGGGCGCGTGTTGCCGCGACGCTGGCGCTCACGGGCATGCTGCTCGCGAGCTTCGTCGCGTCGCCCGCAGCCAATGCGAAAACGCCTCAACCGAAGCCGATGCTCGACGCATCCGCGGTCGCCGTGCCCGACCGGTACGCCGCCGATGCCGCGCAGCAGATCTTCGCCGCGGGCGGCAATGCCGTCGATGCCGCCGTCGCGGTTTCATTCACGCTCGCCGTCACGTACCCGGATGCAGGCAACATCGGCGGCGGCGGGTTCATGACGGTCTATATGGACGGCAAGCCGTACTTCCTCGACTACCGGGAAAAGGCGCCGCAGAGCGCAACACGCGACATGTACCTCGACGACAAGGGCAACGTGATCAAGGGCATGAGCCTCGTCGGGCATCGCGCGGTGGCCGTGCCAGGCACGGTCGAGGGCATGTGGGAGGCCCAGAAGCGCTTCGGCAAGCTCAAATGGAAGCAGGTGCTTGCGCCCGCGATCAAGTACGCGACGGACGGCTTCACGGTCCAGCCATGGCTGCAGCAGCGCCGTGAATTCGCGTCGAAGAACTTCGGTGGCAAGACCAATTTCGATGCGTATTTCTCGAACCTGAAGGCGGGAGCGATGTTCCGTCAGCCCGAGCTCGCGCAAACGCTGACGCGGATCGCGTCCGACGGCGGCCGCGAGTTCTACGAAGGCCAGACGGCCGACCTGATCGCGCAGCAAATGTACGGCCACGGGCTGATCACGAAGACAGATCTGTTGCAGTACAAGGCTGTGTGGCGTGAGCCCGTGACGGCGAGCTGGAACGGTTACCAGATCGTGACCGCGCCGCCGCCGAGTTCGGGCGGCGTCGGGCTGATCCAGTTGCTGAAGATGAAGGCGGACCTGAAGCCGCAGTTCGATGGCGTGGCGCTCAATTCGGAGCCCTACATCCATCTGATCGCGCAGATGGAGGACCGCGTGTTCGCCGATCGCCAGCAATATTTAGGCGACCCCGATTCGTACCGCGTGCCCGTCGACAAGCTGATCGACGACGCGTACCTCGCAAAGCGCGCAGAAGGCATCACGCCGGATGAAGTGCCGGGCGCTGCGCCCGTGAAGCCGGGTCTCGGCGACTCGATGCCGGAAAAGGCACAGACGACGCATTTCTCCGTGGTCGACAAATGGGGCAATGCCGTGTCGAACACCTACACACTGAACGGGCCGTTCGGTTCGGGCGTGGTGGTGGACGGGGGAGGGTTCGTGCTCAACGACGAGATGGACGACTTCGAGGCGAAGGCGGGTGTCCAGAACCAGTTCGGCGTGACGAGCGGCGACGTGAATACGATCGCGCCGGGCCGCCGGCCGTTGTCGTCGATGACGCCGACCATCCTGCTGAAGGACGGCAAGGTCTCGCTCGTGATCGGCACGCCGGGCGGCTCGCGCATCTTCACATCGATCTTCCAGGTGATGACGAATCTGTACGACTTCAACATGCCGCCCGCCGATGCACTCTCCGCGATGCGCTTTCACCATCAGTTGCTGCCGCAGAAAACGATCTACTGGGAGCCCTATCGCCCGATCGACGGCGAACTGGCCGACCAGCTGAAGGCGCGCGGCTACACGCTGGAGGGTCAGTTGTTCAACGGCGACGTGCAGATGATCCGCATCGACGGCACGGCGCCGCAACCGGCTGCCGATCCGCGCGGCGTGGGCGTGGGCCGTGTGATTCAATAG
- a CDS encoding YbfB/YjiJ family MFS transporter, translating into MNDLASRTFDRPDSPGDARRAALACMATLAVALGVGRFAFTPLLPLMLQSGELDIRHGGWLASLNYAGYFLGAIGCVALRVDAARVVKTGLASTVLLVLAMGMTHQFWVWAVVRFVAGAVSAWTFVFASQWGLRRLAELGANEWGGVIYTGPGFGIAATGLLVSAAGGVGATAGWIGFGLVSAVLAALVWRTLGTASTVQATASTITHADARGASPPVHAHLHRADAFWLIALYAVPGFGYIITATFLPVIARAALPVDSPWPDLFWPMFGGALVAGALAGARLPPHWDNRTLLAGCYVVQALGILAGIVSPTAGGFALGSALIGLPFTAITLFAMREARRLHGNNAAGLMGYATAAYGLGQIAGPLVAAPIAAHTGSFTPALWLAAIALVAGAVGLVAVTRMRPAPRG; encoded by the coding sequence ATGAACGATCTCGCCTCCCGCACCTTCGATCGCCCAGATTCCCCTGGCGATGCCCGCCGCGCCGCACTTGCCTGCATGGCGACGCTTGCCGTCGCACTTGGCGTCGGGCGGTTCGCCTTCACGCCGCTATTGCCGCTGATGTTGCAAAGCGGCGAGCTGGACATCAGACACGGCGGCTGGCTCGCTTCGCTCAATTACGCGGGCTATTTCCTCGGCGCAATCGGCTGCGTGGCGCTGCGCGTGGATGCGGCGCGGGTCGTGAAAACGGGCCTCGCGTCGACGGTGCTGCTGGTGCTCGCGATGGGCATGACACATCAGTTCTGGGTCTGGGCCGTGGTGCGCTTCGTCGCGGGCGCGGTGAGCGCGTGGACGTTCGTGTTCGCGTCGCAATGGGGTTTGCGGCGCCTCGCCGAACTGGGTGCGAACGAATGGGGCGGCGTGATCTATACGGGCCCGGGCTTCGGCATCGCGGCGACGGGGCTGCTGGTCAGCGCGGCGGGCGGGGTCGGTGCGACGGCGGGCTGGATCGGCTTCGGCCTCGTGTCGGCCGTGCTCGCGGCGCTCGTATGGCGCACGTTGGGGACGGCGTCGACGGTGCAGGCGACGGCAAGCACGATCACTCATGCAGACGCTCGCGGTGCATCGCCGCCCGTTCACGCGCACCTGCATCGCGCGGATGCCTTCTGGCTGATCGCTCTCTATGCCGTGCCCGGCTTCGGCTACATCATTACCGCGACGTTCCTGCCTGTGATCGCCCGCGCTGCGTTGCCCGTCGATTCGCCGTGGCCGGATCTGTTCTGGCCGATGTTCGGCGGTGCGCTGGTGGCCGGCGCGCTGGCGGGCGCGCGTCTGCCGCCGCATTGGGACAATCGCACGCTGCTGGCGGGCTGCTATGTGGTGCAGGCATTGGGCATCCTCGCGGGCATCGTGTCGCCGACGGCGGGCGGCTTTGCGCTCGGCAGCGCGCTGATCGGTTTGCCGTTCACAGCGATCACGCTCTTCGCGATGCGCGAAGCGCGCCGGCTACATGGCAACAACGCGGCAGGCCTGATGGGCTACGCGACGGCAGCGTATGGTCTCGGACAGATCGCGGGCCCGCTCGTCGCCGCGCCGATTGCTGCGCACACCGGCTCGTTCACGCCGGCGCTGTGGCTGGCGGCAATTGCGCTAGTGGCAGGCGCGGTGGGACTCGTCGCCGTAACGCGGATGCGTCCCGCGCCGCGCGGCTAG
- a CDS encoding CaiB/BaiF CoA transferase family protein: MGALSHIRVLDLTRVLAGPWCAQTLADFGADVIKVERPGAGDDTRHWGPPYLKTPDGADTREAAYYLAANRNKRSVTVDIATPEGQQIVRELAAQSDVVLENYKVGQLKKYGLDYDSLKAVKPDIVYCSVTGFGQTGPYAQRAGYDFIIQGMGGFMSITGERDDLPGGGPQKAGVAIADLMTGMYSSVAVLTALAHRDRTGEGQYIDMALLDVQVAMLANMNSNFLASGKPPVRWGNAHANIVPYQTFQTSDSWIIVAVGNDGQFRKFVEAGNRADLADDDRFATNPARVRNREMLVPILAEMVRTRSKHEWIDALEAAGVPCGPINDLEEVFENEQVVARGMQVQLPHPSGGTVKLVRNPIRMSATPPEAQAHPPTLGEHTEAVLRDVLGYGDEQIDALRGRSVI, translated from the coding sequence ATGGGCGCACTCAGTCATATCCGCGTACTGGATCTCACCCGCGTGCTCGCCGGCCCGTGGTGCGCGCAAACGCTCGCCGATTTCGGCGCCGACGTGATCAAGGTCGAGCGGCCGGGCGCCGGTGACGACACGCGCCACTGGGGGCCGCCGTACCTGAAGACGCCGGACGGCGCGGACACGCGCGAGGCCGCCTACTATCTCGCGGCAAACCGCAACAAGCGCTCGGTGACCGTCGACATCGCAACGCCCGAGGGGCAGCAGATCGTGCGCGAGCTGGCCGCGCAAAGCGACGTCGTGCTGGAAAACTACAAGGTCGGCCAGTTGAAGAAGTACGGGCTCGACTACGATTCGCTGAAGGCCGTGAAGCCCGACATCGTCTACTGCTCGGTGACGGGCTTCGGGCAAACGGGACCGTACGCGCAGCGCGCGGGCTACGACTTCATCATCCAGGGCATGGGCGGCTTCATGAGCATCACGGGCGAGCGCGACGACCTGCCCGGCGGCGGTCCGCAAAAAGCGGGGGTCGCGATCGCCGACCTGATGACGGGCATGTACTCGTCGGTAGCCGTGCTGACGGCGCTTGCGCACCGCGACCGGACGGGCGAAGGCCAGTACATAGACATGGCGCTCCTCGACGTGCAGGTCGCGATGCTCGCCAACATGAATTCGAATTTCCTTGCGAGCGGCAAGCCGCCCGTGCGCTGGGGCAATGCGCACGCGAACATCGTCCCCTATCAGACGTTCCAGACCAGCGACAGCTGGATCATCGTCGCCGTCGGCAATGACGGGCAGTTCCGTAAGTTCGTCGAAGCGGGAAACCGGGCAGATCTCGCCGACGACGACCGTTTCGCCACCAACCCTGCACGCGTGCGCAATCGCGAGATGCTCGTCCCGATCCTCGCGGAGATGGTCCGCACGCGCAGCAAGCACGAATGGATCGATGCGCTCGAAGCCGCGGGCGTACCGTGTGGCCCGATCAACGATCTCGAAGAGGTGTTCGAGAACGAGCAGGTGGTCGCGCGCGGCATGCAGGTGCAGTTGCCGCATCCGTCGGGCGGCACGGTCAAGCTGGTGCGCAATCCCATTCGGATGAGCGCGACCCCGCCCGAAGCGCAGGCGCATCCACCCACGCTCGGCGAACACACGGAAGCGGTGTTGCGCGACGTGCTCGGTTATGGCGACGAGCAGATCGACGCGCTGCGGGGCCGGTCGGTGATCTGA